GCTTTCCGGGAAAGAAAGCGCCTTAAAAATTACGAACGCTTTGTTTTCCAGTTTCCCCTGATATGGTTTGGAATGCCTCCCCTTCTCAGATTATGGATTGATGAAGTTTTCGACAGAGACTGGCTGAAAGAGGGTGAGCACAATCCCCTGGAAGGAAAAGAAGTCTATATCCTGGTAACCACCGGCGGAAAAGAAAGATCATTCAGCAAAACCGGCACCTATCAATACACCATAGATGAGCTGATCAGCGGACTCATTGTTTCTTTAAAGGTTTTCAAAGCAGATATCAAGCATATCAAGATCGTATACGAAGCCAACAAGCTATCTAAAAAAGAAATTATCCTACATAAAAAAGAATTTACAGAACTCCTCAATCAATAATTTATGGAATCCAGCTTAGCGATGAACACATTAATTTTCCTGGGTGTAGCTATTATTATGGTTCCATTAGCCAGGAAACTGGGGTTAAGTTCTGTAATCGGCTATATTTTAGGGGGAATTATTATAGGACCTTACGTACTTAAACTTACTGGAAACAATGTCAATGACATCATGCATGCCAGCGAGTTTGGGGTCATCATGTTGTTATTTCTGGTAGGACTGGAACTCGAGCCCCGAAAATTCTGGGAAATGCGAAAGAAAATAATGGGTTTAGGACTTTCTCAGATGGCACTCACTATTTTATTACTTTTCTTAATATTCATCAGTGTAGGCTGGAGGGTAGACAAAGCAATTACTATTGCCATGTGTTTTGCATTATCTTCAACGGCAATTGTTCTGCAGACATTGCAAGAAAAGAATAATCTCAAAACCACAGCAGGAGAAGCCTCATTCTCGACCTTACTGTTTCAGGATATTTCGGTAATCCCTATTTTGGCAATACTGCCTATTGTAGCGAACTATAAAGCCAAGCACCATGATAATGAAATTCAGATTCTGATCCAGAAACTACCGGAGTGGCTTCAGGCCGGGACTGTAATTTTCGGAGTTGTCTTGCTTATTTTATTAGGCAGATATGTCTTTGTTCCTTTTCTGCGCTATGTTTCAAAATCGGGAATGACAGAACTGTTGACAGCCTCTTCCCTATTCCTTGTTATCGGGGTTTCGGAACTGATGGTTGTTATTGGTCTTTCTCCCGCATTAGGAGCTTTCCTTGCAGGTGTAATGCTCGCCAACAGTGAATTCCGGCATGAGCTGGAAGCACAGATCGATCCATTCAAAGGACTGCTGTTAGCCGTTTTCTTCGTTAGTGTAGGATCAACTATCAATTTCAATGTTATTCAGAAAGATCCATTATTTATTTTCAGTACCGTTTTTGCTGTACTGGCTGTAAAATTTATTGTTCTATACACTATTGGAAAGTTTTTCAGGATAGATACTCCTCAAAGTTTTTTTTATGCATTTGCTCTGTCTCAGGTGGGAGAATTTGCATTTGTACTGCTTAATTATGCATCGGATCTTTATCTTTTAGGACCCGAAATGAATGCTCAAATGATGGCTGTTACTGCAATCACCATGTGTATCACTCCAATTCTTTTGATCATTAATGAGAAGTTTATTACTCCGAAATTCATCAAAGAAATTCCGGAAGAAGAACATGATTATAATATTCTCGACAGTGATGTTACTCAAAAGAAGATCATTATTGTAGGTTTTGGGCACTTTGGAAGTACAGTGGGACGTCTTTTAAAGGCCAATAAAATATCAGCTACTGTTTTAGATCGTGATTCTGACCGTGTAAAACTGCTCAGAAGCTATGGATTTAAAGTTTATTATGGTGATGCTACCAGAATTCCCATTTTAAGAGCTGCCGGAATTGAAGATGCTGAAATTTTGGTTTTGTGTCTGGATGATCCGGATGATAATAAATTTATTGCAGAATTGGTACGTGAACATTATCCTGAGGTGAAAATTTTTGTGAGGGCAAAAAACAGGATTGATGCGTATGATTATCTTAACAACGGAGTTAATCATATTTACCGTGAAACATTAGGAACAGCAGTGGATATGGCTGTTGATGTACTTCATGAAACGGGAATGAGAAAATATGCAGCAAGGCGTATGGGACAAAGGTTTATGGCTATTGATAAGGCATCCATCAGAAAACTGGCAAAAATGAAAGAAAATGATGAAGATATTACCCTGTTTACCACAAAAGAAATCCTCCAGCGAGAGGAGGATTTATTAGCATATGATAATCTTAATTTTGATAATAAAAATTGGGAGGGTTCTTCATCTGCCGATGAAGAAGATGAGGAAGAATCCCGGGATTAGTTTATTGGATGTTTACACTTCCGCCACTGCTTTCTTCTTTGCTTACATTCTTAAGCTCTCCTTTTTTAGAGATATCCACACTTCCTCCGGATGATGCACCTGCCTTCACACTGGAAACAGCACTTATGTGAATGCTTGCACCGCTGGAAGCATCTGCTTCTACATTCTCAGCGATAACCCCTTTAGCAGAAACACTACTGCCTGAAGATGCACTGATATCAGCCTTTTTCGCTTTTCCGGAAATATCCAGAGTGGATCCTGATGAAGATTCAATATCTAGGTTTACTGCCCATATTTTACCATCGAAGCTACTGCTGCTGCTTATATTGATATCCATATCATTAGCTTCCAGATCTCCGGAAATACTTCCTGCACTTGATGCTTCTACATCTGTTTTCTCCTGAGTAAATTTATCTTTTATGATAATCCTCGCAGCTGAATCAGCCAAAAGTTTATTAAAATCTTTTGTATAAATTTTTGCAGTCACTTTACTGATATTCATTACTCTGATGCCAGGTTTATAATGAATATGCAACTTTCCGCCATCATTATCTACAAGAATTTCATTGATGATACTTTGAGGTGCTGATATTTCCACTTTTTCTGTTTCAGATTTTATAATTTCAGCTTCTATCGCCTGGGAAACCTGAATTTCATCAAAATCACCGTTAAATTCTTTATGCTGTATCGGGCCGCTTTCTTTGGTCACCACTTTCTCTACCCAGTTACTTTTGTCTCCATCTCTATCTCTGTTTCTGTTCTCATGTTTATCATTACATGAGGCTAATGCCGCTAAAGCTGAAAAAATAAATAAAGTCTTTGTTTTCATGTTATTTCTTTTGTCAATTATTTTTGTTGATTTCTTTAATTAAATAACAACTAATTTATAAAAAATATTACATTACATTTAAAAATACTGCAATTGTCTGCAATCCAGATTTTTCAGAAAGAACCTGATGCCCCCACAATGCTTAACTTATTCATTTTAAAATCACTCACAAAACTGTTTCAGTAAATACATCTCCCAAAATAGATTCTATGATACAAGTTTTTAATATCTTTATGCTTTAATAACAATTATATTTATGAAGAATATTTCATCGGTATTATTAATTTCTGCCTTGGCGTTCAATCAATCTTGTACTACAATGAAACAGACCGATATTCAACAGGAGCTTCCTGCACCTGATCCCTCTTTATCTTCAAACCCTTTTATGAAGAAAAGCAAGCTTCAGTACGAAGCTCCGGAGTTTGACAAAATCAAAAATGAGCACTTCAAACCTGCTTTTGAATATGGTTTGAAACAGCACGAAGCTGAAATTGTAAAAATTGCCAACAATCCGGCTGCTCCTACTTTTGAAAATACAATTGTGGCACTGGAAAAAAGTGGTGAAGTATTAAGAAGAGCACAAATTGTATTCTCTAATCTTACAAGTGCGAACACAAACCCTACTTTGCAGGCTTTGGATGAAGAATATGCACCTATTTTTGCTGCACATTCTGATAAACTGTACCTGAATGAAAATCTTTATAAAAGAATACAAGCCATCAAAGAAGATGGTCTTGATTCTGAAAGCAAAAGACTTGTACAATATTATAAGCAGAATTTTGAAATAGCAGGAGCTAATCTTTCTGCAGCTGATAAAGAAAAATTAAAGCAACTCAATCAGGAACTGGCTTCCCTTTCTACACAGTATTCCAATAAATTATTGGAAGCAAGAAAACAGGGAGGTGTATTTTTCTCTGATGCAAAAGAACTGGACGGACTTTCTGCTGATGAAATTGCAGCGGCAGCAGCTGATGCTAAAACGGCAGGACAGCCCGGAAAATACCTTCTGGCTTTACAAAATACAACACAGCAGCCTCTTCTTCAAAACTTAAAAAACAGAGCTACCAGAGAAAAGCTGTTCAAAGCTTCATGGACAAGAGCTGAAAAAGGAGATGCCAACGATACGAGATCAACCATTGAAAAACTGGCTAAACTGAGATTGAAAAAAGCTCAGATTTTAGGAAAGAAAAACTTTGCTGAATGGAAACTTCAGGACCAAATGGCAAAAACACCTGAGGCCGCTACTAATCTGATGAACCAGATTGCAACTCCGGCAGTGGAAACAGCCAGACGTGAGGCCAAAGATATCCAGGATCTTATCGATCAGCAAAAAGGAGGTTTCAAAGTAGAGCCTTGGGACTGGAACTTCTATGCTGAACAGGTAAGAAAAGCTAAATTTGATCTTGATGAAAGTGAAATAAAACCTTACTTTGAAATCACAACAGTTCTTGAAAAAGGTGTTTTTTTCGCTGCCGAAAAATTCTACGGACTGACTTTCAAAAAGAGAACGGACCTTCCTGTTTACCATCCAGATGTTGTAACGTATGAAGTTTTTGATCATGATGGAAAATCTATCGCGATTTACTATTTAGATTTCTATACCAGAGATTCTAAAAACGGTGGAGCATGGATGAGTAATTTTGTTGAACAGTCTTATTTATTAGGAACAAAACCTGTAATCGTTAACTGCTACAACTACCAGAAACCGGCTCCTGGCAAACCTTCATTAATCAGTTATGATGATGTTTCAACCATCTTCCATGAATTTGGCCACTCTATTCACGGGATGTTTGCCAGCCAGAAATATCCTTCTCTTTCAGGAACTAATGTACCAAGAGATTTTGTAGAATTCCCGTCTCAGATCAATGAGCACTGGGCTTTAGATCCTGTGGTTCTGAAGAATTATGCAGTACACTATGAGACTAAGCAACCTATTCCACAGGCTTTGGTAGACAAGATCAAAAAAGCATCTACCTTCAATCAGGGATACATGACTACTGAATTGGTTTCTGCCGCCGAGCTTGATATGGATTGGCATACAGTAAGCAACGACAGCCAGTTTATTCCAGTTCTGGATTTTGAAAAGCAGTCTCTAGCCAGCCATGGGTTTAATTTAGCAACGGTTCCACCAAGATATCACACTCCTTATTTTGCACACATTTGGGGAGGTGGTTATTCTGCAGGATACTATGCTTATTTATGGTCTGAAACATTGGATAATGATGCATGGGAATGGATCAGTAAAAATGGTGGATTAACCAGAGAAAATGGTGACCGTTTCAGAAAATACATCCTTTCCGTAGGAAATTCTGTAGACCTGAATCAGGCATTCAGAGACTTTACAGGACACGACCCGGATATCAAACCTTTATTAAGAAACAGAGGTTTTATTAAATAAATCAATGGGAAGCATTCTTTAATCAGAATGCTTCTTTTTTATGTTTTGGCTAAGGCCGATGGATTTTTCTTGGTTCATTTTTTAACGGGCTTCCTTCGTCTCCGCTCAGGATTATAGCCTGTTCCTATTGAATTTTACTATTTTTGCAGTTCAAAATTTAAAATACAATATATGAACTGTCCATGCTGTTCAGGAAAATCCTACGAAGAATGCTGCAAACCTTATCATACCGGAGAAAAACATGCTCCTACAGCTGAAGCTCTGATGCGTTCAAGGTTCTCTGCTTTTGCTATTCCGAATGGTGAATATCTGATGGAGACCACCCTTCCGGGAAAAAGAAAATACCACAACAAGAAAGACCTTCAGGAGTGGGGAGAAATCAATCAATGGACAAAACTGGAAATCATCCGGACTCCCACTTTAAATCACGTAGAGTTTAAAGCTTATTATACAGATCAGGATGGTCATCCGCAAATTCATCATGAGTTTTCTCTTTTCCAGAAAATGCATGAACGCTGGTATTATGTTTCAGGAGAATTTTTAGATTAATAAACGGATATAGAAAATATAATGCTTTGTGTATAAAACCACCCCGTCAAAAATTTCTTTGAATTTTTGCCACCCTCCGGAAGAGGGGAATGCCAAGCATTCAATAACTATTGTAACCTTATAAATAAAAATAAGCCACAGAATTATCCGTGGCTTATTTTTTTATCTAAAAAATGTCCGAAAAAACGGACATTTATATTATTTTTTAGTGAGCTTCGTTTCCGTCAATTCCGTGAGCATGACCATGAGCCAACTCTTCTTCTGTTGCCGGGCGAGTGTTTAGAACTTCCACCTGGAAATCTAAAACTTTTCCTGCCATTGGATGGTTAAGATCTGCTACTACTACTTCTGGTGTTACTTCTACCACAAAAGCCTGGAAATTATTCCCCTGGTTATCAGACAAAGGTAAAATAGCTCCAACCGGTGGAGTTCCTGATTCTTTAAACATCTCAATCGGCAATTGTGCGATAGCATCCGCCTGTCTTTCACCGTAAGCTTCTTCAGGTTGAATAGTAAAATCAGCTTTATCACCAGCTTTCAAACCTAAGATATTTTCTTCAAACTTTGGAATCATCATTCCTACACCATACAAAAATGTAAGTGGATTTTCTGCTGTTGTTTCTTCTACAAGGACTTTAGTTCCGTCCGCTTCGATAGTGTGAAGAATGTAACGTACAGCTACAACGTGATTGTTTTCGATTGTCATATTTTTTATTTTTTTCGTGATTGCGTTTCACGATTAATGTTACAAATATACTATTTTTTGAAATGATTCAATGAGCTTGGAAGCTGGAGGACGGAAGAAGGAAGCTATGAAAGGCATACGAAAAATATATCTTCTTTTTACAGTCTTTATTTTTTTCTACTCTCCTCTCTTTTTTTCTGTCTCAGCATAAAGAGATACAGGCTTTCCACTTTTGTTTTTGCCCAGGGTGTTTTTCTTAAAAACTTCAGAGAAGAGTTGATGCTTGGATTGTCTGTAAAACATTTTATATTGATCTGTTCGCCTAGCCCTTCGAAGCCCTTATAGTATTCTACAAGTTCTTCAAGGATAGCATCAAGTCTTTTTCCGTGTAGAGGATCTTTGGACTGTTGTTCCATTATTATCTTTATTTATTTGAATCTTGAGTATCTTTATTTTCTGTCTTCTTATTTTTTTCTAATTGATAGTTGGCTATCTTCTCAAAATTTTCGGTTTTCATTACAAATGCCCTATTCGATTTATGATTCCATATACTTGCATATTTTTTAGAAACTGTAGTATAAGTTTCCCATCCTGTAAGATTTTGATATAGCATAAGTGTACAAATATCCGTGGGAGTAATCTGCTGCCAGTTCTCTAAAACATGAGAATGAACTCCACTTTCGTCACTCCCTTTATTCTTACTATTTATATTCTGGACAATTATTCCTTTATGTAATTTTTCAACATTTTTTATTTCATCATTATTATTAAAAGTCAGCAAATAGTCATTCCCGAAAACAACTACATTATCTACAGAAGCCCCGGTTAAAACATATACTTTCTTAGAATCCTTTTTAATGATTGGTACGAGATTAAAATTTGTGTTATTATAATGTTTAAAAATAGTATCATTGTTTATTCTGGCAAGAGCTTTCTGTCTGATCGTAAAATAATCCTGTTCAACAGAAGTGAAATCCCTTTCAGACAAATCAATTTTTGCATTAGCAGGGTTATAATTAGTAGGAAAAGAAATTGTAGCCACTACTTTATTCTGCTTGGAAAAGAAAATACATTTAGGAACATCATCTAAGTAGGAAAAATATCCACCTATATTTTCCATTTTTTTATAATTCTCTTTTACGACATCTGTTCCATACCAGCTTGCCATTTCGCTGCGATATAAGGCAATACCTTCCTCCGTTACTTCTTCTGATATTTTTTCAAGATCCTGACCATTAATACATATCCCTAATAAAGCCAATAAAATTGTTAAACAAAACTTCATGAATATTAATTTTCATCAAAAATACTAATAAAATAACTCTGTTTGAAAATGATTTGTATTAGACTTAGATTAATCACCAACCTATATTTTGAATCGAATAATTGTATTTTGTTCCTTATTTTTGAAGAAGCTATTTCTTACCCATAAAAATTATTCTGTACAAAGATATGAGCAAAAATAACGATGCAAACAGGAAAAAAAATAAAAAGCAAATTGACCAGAAAAAGCGTAAAATACAAAATGCTGAGGCAGAAAGGAAAATACGTTTAAAACAAATTCTGGAAGATTTCAAAGCAAAAGAATCTGATAATCAACCATAGAAATCGTTGATTACTCAACTTACTTTAAACAATAATAAATTTATGAAAATTCTGCATACAGCCGACTGGCATTTGGGAAAAAGGCTGGACCGCTTTTCACGACTGGAAGAGCAAATTCTGGTAATGGAAGAGATTATAGGCATTGCCGACGAGGAACATGCAGATCTTATTCTCGTTGCAGGTGATCTTTTTGATAATTTTAATCCAAGTGTAGAAGCCGTTGAACTTTTTTATAAAACATTAAAACGTTTATCTCTGAACGGAAAGCGTCCTGTAATTGCTATTTCAGGAAATCATGACTCTCCCAGCCTAATCAATGCTCCCGATCCTTTAGCAAAGGAATGTGGAATCATTTTAATAGGTCATCCTAAAGCTGAAATCACTCTCTTTGGTACAGAATATTTCAATATTACCAAATCTAAGGAGGGTTTTATAGAACTTAAAATTGAAGGTATTGATTTCCCTGTAAGAATTCTTCACACCCCTTTCGCGAATGAGATCCGTCTAAAGGAATATTTTGGCGAAAATAAAGAGGAAGAAATCAACAAAGTTCTTTCTCAGACATGGAAAAATCTTGCTGATCTGTTTTGTGATGATTCCGGAGTGAATCTTCTGACCGCTCATTTGTATATGAATAAAAGAGGTGAAGAAATTCTGGAAGAACCGGAAGGAGAAAAACCTATTAAAATCGGAAATGCAGATCTGATTTTTTCGGACAGTATTCCTGAGCAGATTCAGTATACGGCATTGGGTCATCTCCACGCTTTTCAGAATATCGGAACGAAGGAAAAACCTGTTATTTATTCATCTTCTCCCCTTTGTTACAGTTTTAGTGAAGCCGGACAGACGAAGTACGTTTCCATTATTGATGCAGAACCGGGAAAAGCAGTTTCTTACGAGAAAAAAGCACTGAGAAGCGGAAGAACTTTAGTCAGAAAAACATTTACTTCCATCGAAGATACAGTTCAATGGCTCGGTGAAAATCCGAATACCTTTATTGAGCTTACTCTGGAAAGTGAGACTTTTTTAACAGCTGATGAAAGAAGATTAATTTACCAGTCTCATACCGGAATTGTTCATCTTATTCCCAAAGTCAGAAATCTGGAATTGGGAGAAAATCAAACCCATGAAATTAATTTAAGTCAGGATATTGATATCTTATTTAAGGATTATTTTAAATCTAAAAACGGCGGGCAGGAAGCCAATGAAGAACTGATGAATTTGTTTAACGAAATTTTAAATGCATAAGCCATGATTCCTGTTCAATTAACTATCGAAGGACTTTACTCGTATCAGGAGCGTCAGACTATTGATTTCAGAAACCTTACTGAAGCAGGACTCTTTGGTATTTTCGGGGCTGTGGGTTCTGGAAAATCATCGGTTCTTGAAGCTATTTCGTTTGTCTTATATGGAGAAACGGAACGTCTGAACATGCGTGATAAAAGAGCTTATAACATGATGAATTTAAAATCAAACAGTTCTTATATAGAATTTGATTTTATAAATTATGAGAATAAACTTTTCCGTGCTACCAGGGATTTTAAGAGAAATTCGAAGAAATTTGAAGAGGTAAAGCCTAATGCTGTTACTTTCTATGAAAATAGTAATGGTAAATGGATTCCTCTGGATCATTCAAATGCGGAAAAGATCATTGGATTAAGCTACTCCAACTTCAAAAGAACCATTATTATTCCGCAGGGACAGTTTAAAGAATTTCTTGAACTGGGTGCTGCAGAAAGAACGAATATGATGAAGGAGATTTTTAATCTTCAGAAATTTGACCTTCAGAATAATGTTTCTGCACTTCATGTAAAAAACAGATCTGAACTGGATCAACTGGAGGGGCAATTAAAAGGTTTTGAAGAAATCAATGAAGAGAGAATCAAAATTCAGAAAGAACACCTGGCAGATGAACAGAAACTACTTTCCGAGTCCAATGAAAAACTGGAAAAGATTTCCCACATTTATCAACAGCTGAAAAACTTAAAAAGCGACTTTGACAGTTTACAGCAGAATAAGGAAAAATTCAGCAAACTTTCTGAAGAAAAGCCCCAGATGGATGCGCTGGAAGCACAGGCAGAATTATACGATCGTACTTTCCGTCTTTTCAATCCTTTAATTATTGAGAAAAATAAACTCTCAAAGGAGATTTCGGACAAACGAAACGAGAAAGATCAGCAGATCAAAAACAGGCAGGAAACTGAAAAGGCATTTACTATCATAAAGGAACAGCTTACTGCTCTTGAACCACAATTTAAGGCATTGGAGCAATCAAGAATTCAGGAAAACGATTTGAACCTCATCATTCAGGTTCTTAAGTTTACTGAAGAAATCAAAATTCTGAATGAAAGAACACAGAAAGGTTCCGAAAAAGTAAAAGAGGTAGACCTCAATAAAGAGAAAATTCAAAAAAAGATTGATGAACTTTCAGCACAAATAAAAACTTTAAAGGAACAAAAGCTTGATTCTGCGCTGCTTTCTGAAGTGAGCAATTGGTTTATTCAGCAAAAGAACCTAAAAAAATCACTGCAGGAGCAAACCGAAAAGGTTGAGAAACATCAAAAACAGATCGGAGAAATTGCAGAAGAATTAAAGCCTTTTGCTTATACCGGGAATTATAAAGAAGAATTCAAAAGCAGGAAAGAAGCTTTAGAAACCAAGAAAAAGGAACTTTCACAAAAACTGGATCATCTTAAAATTCAAAAAGAACTTTCCCGTTTTGCCAGTGAACTTCATGACGGTGAAAACTGTCCTCTTTGTGGATCTAAAGAACATCCGAATATTGTGGAATTTCATGATGTAAATGCTGAACTGCAGGACATTCAAGAGAAAATAACATCCGTAGAACAAGAAATAGCAGCGCTTCAAAAGCAGGAAGCAGAAATTGATAAAATTCTGGATCGTAAAAAAATCTTTGAGGAACAACTTCTTTCTGAACAGAAGATTGTTCTTCAGATTCAAAAAGATATTAAGATTCATATCCTGAATTTCATTTGGAAGCCATTCTCTCCTGATCAGGAGGAAGAGTTTGAGAAAAAACGTTCAGACTCATTTACTTTAGAAAGAAAGATTGAAGAAACGGAACGAAGCATTGCTTTGGAAAGAGAAAATCTGGAAAAGGAAACTAAAACTCTGGAAAAGTATAAAAGTGCCCTAGAGGCTTTCCGTCTGGAAGAAGTTTCGAAGCAGGAACAAATCAATATCAGCCGTTCCGGTCTTAAAATACTGGACTGGAATCTGTATGTCCAAAAGAAAAAAGCTGAGATTGAAGAAGTGTATCAGAAACTGATACAATCCAATAAAGAAACCGAAGAAAATTACCAAAGGGCTTTACAACAAGAAAAAGTTCTTTCTCCGAAACTGGCAGAGCAAAAAGCCATTGTCAGCCAATCTGAAAAACAAATCACCAAACTTGAACAGGAAATTTCCGGTAATGAAAGAGCTATTCTGAACGCTTTAGCGGATCAAAATTTCACAGAATTTAAAGAAGTTGAGAGTGTTTTACTTCAGGAAATCGATATTCAACTGGTGAGAGCCAAAATTCAGAATTTTAAAGTTGAGTTTGAAGCTTTAAAGAAATTCATTGGAGAACTGGAATTGAAGCTGAAAGGTCTTTCATTCGATAACGAACAGTTTTCTCTGGCTGAACAGCAATTTGTTGAAGCGCAAAGTGAGCAGAAAAAAATCAGTGATTCTGTAGTGACTAAAACAGCAGAAATAAACCGATTGGAAAAAGAGTTTATGAAAAAAGAAACTCTTTTAAAAGAACTTGCAAAACTGCAGAAACGCTCAGAAAATTTAAAACTCATGATGAACCTGTTTAAAGGAGCGGGTTTTGTACAATATGTTTCTTCTATTTATCTGAGACAGCTTTGTGATCATGC
Above is a genomic segment from Chryseobacterium viscerum containing:
- a CDS encoding SbcC/MukB-like Walker B domain-containing protein, whose amino-acid sequence is MIPVQLTIEGLYSYQERQTIDFRNLTEAGLFGIFGAVGSGKSSVLEAISFVLYGETERLNMRDKRAYNMMNLKSNSSYIEFDFINYENKLFRATRDFKRNSKKFEEVKPNAVTFYENSNGKWIPLDHSNAEKIIGLSYSNFKRTIIIPQGQFKEFLELGAAERTNMMKEIFNLQKFDLQNNVSALHVKNRSELDQLEGQLKGFEEINEERIKIQKEHLADEQKLLSESNEKLEKISHIYQQLKNLKSDFDSLQQNKEKFSKLSEEKPQMDALEAQAELYDRTFRLFNPLIIEKNKLSKEISDKRNEKDQQIKNRQETEKAFTIIKEQLTALEPQFKALEQSRIQENDLNLIIQVLKFTEEIKILNERTQKGSEKVKEVDLNKEKIQKKIDELSAQIKTLKEQKLDSALLSEVSNWFIQQKNLKKSLQEQTEKVEKHQKQIGEIAEELKPFAYTGNYKEEFKSRKEALETKKKELSQKLDHLKIQKELSRFASELHDGENCPLCGSKEHPNIVEFHDVNAELQDIQEKITSVEQEIAALQKQEAEIDKILDRKKIFEEQLLSEQKIVLQIQKDIKIHILNFIWKPFSPDQEEEFEKKRSDSFTLERKIEETERSIALERENLEKETKTLEKYKSALEAFRLEEVSKQEQINISRSGLKILDWNLYVQKKKAEIEEVYQKLIQSNKETEENYQRALQQEKVLSPKLAEQKAIVSQSEKQITKLEQEISGNERAILNALADQNFTEFKEVESVLLQEIDIQLVRAKIQNFKVEFEALKKFIGELELKLKGLSFDNEQFSLAEQQFVEAQSEQKKISDSVVTKTAEINRLEKEFMKKETLLKELAKLQKRSENLKLMMNLFKGAGFVQYVSSIYLRQLCDHANVRFHRMTRNQLSLQLNENSDFEIIDYLNEGKSRSVKTLSGGQAFQVSLSLALALAESVQANAQADKNFFFIDEGFGTQDTESVNIVFETLTNLMKENRIVGIISHVEELKEKIPTALNIIKDEERGSLIEIV